A window of Heteronotia binoei isolate CCM8104 ecotype False Entrance Well chromosome 17, APGP_CSIRO_Hbin_v1, whole genome shotgun sequence genomic DNA:
acttggcaatttTGGTGGGAGAGTGAGAGTGTCGGTTTGCTGCCTTACCTCGCACTCGTGACCTGAATGACAGCAACTGGAATGTTGTCTGGTAGATCCAGATGCAGGCATAACTGAAAGGCATGCGCTTACTTCCCTTGAGTAGCTTTCACTGGTTTTCATACGAAGAGCCAGAGTACTGGGCTCATAGCTTAACCAGCATCTCACGTCTAATGGAATGTTCCTCCTCTGTCTCAGTCTCTCTGtccctgtctctctgtctctgactccctctctctctctgttgcatTCCCTAACTCCAGTCCAGTACGTTCACAAAGCCGAAGGGGATATCACCATTCTGCAGTGTACTGTGAGGTTCCCGATTCCCCCTGAGAAGATCGTCAAGTGGAGGTTTGCCAAGGATGTAAGTGAGGGTTTCTGGGTCCACACCAGGCCTTGCCACGACAGCCCCCGTCACTTCGAAAGACCCACAGCACATAGAACTTTTGAGGCTCCTTATAAAATCCCTTCCCCCCACAAACAGTCAACAAATGTTTTCTCCTGTATGCAGGGCtgggcctagactgtctggcacccgagACACAGCTAGcttctggcacccctccccccctgcaatgatcgcatcactgagtcacatgggagcacccaattcagtgctccCAGAAGACCAGCGCCCTAGGCGATCTCCTAGTTTGCCGAGTGTCAGGGCTGGCATTGCCCTTATGGCTCCTCACTCCTGTTTAAAGTTCCAGAGAAAGGGGGCCACTTAACTCTTCCTTTTCCAGAGGTTAGCTCAacacgccccgccccccccccccgcaaacacacaaacacagagggGGGAAAGGATTGGGGGGCTGATTTTGAACAGAAATGGCTAACAAGGGCATGGTATTTAGTagacacttccccctccttgccAATCCTCTACTCTGTCTTAAGCCATCGTGCCTACGAAAAGAGAAGGGTGAGGGTGTCAGCGGGGATGGTAATAGAATTCCAGGTAACTCTTTCCTCCCTCGGTAACTGCTCAGAGCATTCTGTGGGGAGGACTTTTGTGGCTTCCCCTTGGTGACGTCACGCAAGCACTATCCAATGGGTGCCTGCTGATCTGCAACCAtgtcctaggccaggggtggccaaagacatgaatgtcagatgttggagaaccACAAGCCAGGGAGGGAAAGtaggaagaggggaggagaggaggaaagaaagcaactttaactttaaatgcattctccaagtcactggccggcttggcttggggaagtgatttaagagacaaatatcttctccaaattggctgacagggtggtaggggctttaagagccacacaatatgtgtgaaagagccacatgtggctcccaagcggcagtttggccacccctgtcttagactaCATTTTAATAGTCCCACCTATGTGTATGGAGGGCAATGCATTTTCCTAACCACAAGGCACTACTGCACAACAATTTATTTActcattcacttcatttatatcctaacTTTTCCCCCGGTGGGGACCTGGAGCAGCTtagatcctcctcctctcctccattcttcatcctcacaacagccctgtgaggtaggttgggccaagaccatgtgactggctcaaggttacccagcaagcttccatggcagagtgggggttcgAATTGGAGCCTCTCATCAAgagtcgccagcctccaggtggggatctggagatctggaattacagctgattctCCAGACAACACAGATAGCTtattatttatcttttttttttttaaaggtaaaggtagtcccctgtgcaagcaccagtcatttccgactctggggcagcgttgctttcacaacgttttcacggcagactttttacagggtggcttgccattgccttccccagtcatctacactttccccctagcaagctgggtactcattttaccgacctcagaaggatggaaggctgagtcaacctagagctggcttccgctgggatcgaactcaggtcgtgagcagagcgtaggactgcagtactgcagctttaccactctgcgccactttaTTTCACTAATTCCACttttggaaggaaaaaaatggctgctttggaaggtggactgcttGGCCTTATACtctcctgaggcctctcccctccctaaagcccatcctcccaggctccacccccaaatctccccgtacttctgaacctggagttggcaaccatacccaAACCCTAGTCTAACACACCACTACACACTAGCTTTCAGCTAAAAACAGTGCATATGTTGTTGGTtttttggtatagtgattaagtgcgtggactcttatctggcagaactgggtttgattccccactcctccacttacaactgctggaatggccttgggtcagccatagctctcatagaggttgtccttgaaagggcagctgctgtgagatccctctcagccccacccacctcacagggtgtctgttgtggggggagaagatataagagattgtaagctgctctgagtctctgattcagagagaagggcagggtataaatctgcaattcttcttcttcattcttctttctttgtggggggggggattgatctGAATTCTGTACATCAAATATACTATTTGGTGGAAAGCTTTTAGAAATTCTGCCCATTTCCCTCCCAAATCTAAGGACTGAGAAATTTGTTTATGTCAAAAATATACTCTTGTGTGCTGGGTGgtcttgctccctctagtggtcaaaaTAAGAAATGAAACTCATTCATCCATGTATCAGGAGGTCCCAAAGACCTGAGGTTCAACGAATGGGCTTTCCTCCTGGGTCCCTGTCCCTTGCCTAAGAACACAGGGGTAAATAGCCAATAAACCAACATATACCATAAATATAAGGCACAGTAATCTATTGTCtagcagcaccttgaagaccaacaaagtttaattaaacatagcgtaagaacataagagaagccatgttggattaggccaatggcccatccagtccaacactctgtgtcatacagtggccaaaaaaaccagtgccatcaggaggtccatcagtggggccaggacactagaagcccccccccactgttccccaagcaccaagaatacagagcatcacttgccccagacagagagtgccatctacaccctgtggctaatagccactgatggacctctgctccagatgtttatccaatcccctcttgaagttggctatgcttgtagctgccaccacctcctgtggcagtgaattctggatataagcttccgtgtgcatgcacactttttcagatatctTCATCATGAAGTGTGCACACACCCAGAAGCTCtcgttttgaataaaactttgttggtcttcaaggtgccaatAGACTCAaacttgcttcagaccaacacagctatcttTCTGATTCTATAGTATCGCTGTCACTTATCTAGTTTTCCAAGAGGGAGGGAAAGTAGCATGGCAAATCTctgttttgtcagatcttggaagccacacaggctcagtacttggaagggaacccaccaagaaaggctctgcagaggaaggcaatagccaaccacctctgcttctcaccagccttgaaagccccttgctaggggACACTAAGCAGGGGTGGTACTTGGAGGGGaacccaccaaggaaggctctgcagaggaaggcaatagccaaccacctctgcttctcactggccttgaaatcCCTTTGCTGGGTTCACCATAagttgatctcatcagatctcggaagctaagcagggtcagaccttggaggagagaccaccaaggaaggctctgcagaggaaggcaaaggcaaaccacctggCTCTCGTTGGCCTTGGAAgcaccttgctggggtcgccataagacAGTTGCGACTTCAGAGCACTTTACACACGCATGTGCGCATGCGCACGCACACACTTATCACCTAAATTAATCTCGAACGCCAAACGTGTTTTGGCTTTCACCTTCTTCAGCGGTGTGAACGCGCTGCACATGGCAAGTCACGACTTATCACAAGCTAAAAATTCCAGATAATAAGTTATAAATAACATCATGCATGGACTGCAAAGAGGAGCAGCGTTCCAAGGAAACAAGAGACAGGAAgggtccactgtgtgacacagagtgttggactggatgggccattggcctgatccaacatggcttctcttatgttcttatgagttcctgctgggctttttccacagaggccctgtgtgaaacaatggtgatgtcagaggtgtggcctaatatgcaaatgagttcctgctgggctttttccacaaaaaaagacctgctccTCCCTATCATTGTCCCAAAGAGGGAGGCAGAGATGAGAACGTGAGAAGCTGGTgaggaggaaagaaaagaaatagcTGTTAAGGGCAGGAGCGGCCATTCCAGATGATTCACAGGTTGGGGAAGGCTGGTGCTGTGGACCTGAGAGGActgagttcaaattcccactcagccatgaTGTCTCTCACTATCTACCTAACCCACCTCCCGGGGTGGTTGTTGGAAGAGCAGAATGAGGAGGGATAGAACTCTCAAACGCCACTCGGAGCCACTTGCGGGGGCGACAAATAGCAAGTTTGCTTTGGGAAAAGGGCACCTCTCCATTTATTTCACGCAGCCTCTCTTTCCACCTGTTCTCTCACAGATCCTAAGTCAGGACCTTTCGTTCTTCGAGGAGCTTTACACCGGGATGGAATCGTCCTTCCTGATCCGACCCACAACGGGAGCCCATCATGGGACTTACGCCTGTGAGATCTTGGAAGTAGACGACGTGCTGGTCAGAAAGTACATTTTTCTCAACGGTGAGACCCGGAGTCCTTTTCAGAGGATGAGGAACGGACCGGCCTGCAGAGGTGCTGACAATTACTCagtgggttgccaatctccaggctgctggagatctccagggattacaactgatctccaggagacagaggtcagttcacctggagaaaatggccgctttggaagatgGTGCCATTATACCTCACTGGAGTCCCTCCTtcctcaaatcctgccctcttcaggctccaccccaaaaaaatcTTGTGGTATTTCTCAtcttccagctggggcctgggcTCCTTTGGTCCATCAGGCTTGGAGGCCAAATGTGGATTGATGGATCCATTTTTCATCTTCCCCCTCCACCGAGGAGTTCTAGAACCCCGTTttctcctcacagcaaccctatgaaGTAAGCTAGGCCAAGAAGGAGGGCCTAATCTGACACTTCAGTCACGTGCAGTTTTTTGGCATTTATTTCTCTAGATCCCAActggggggatctcctgcccctaactggggattgtgTAAATCAAAACAGAGAACATGGAGGAGAGGGGCAGGAGAAAACCCAAAGGGTTCCACATAAACCAGCCTCAGTAATCACACAAGGACCAGCACTGAGAAAATTAAATACTTTCTATTAAACTCATATAAATAATCTCTTAACCACCATACCCTGATACACCAATCGTAAGTGTAATAGAAGGACTTAAGTAGGTACTTATTAACAGTCTGAATCAGTAAAACAAGTCCTTCAGCTTCAAAAGGATCCTCTGTCTTGCTTCCGAGGAAGTCCAAAGATGTAGATAGATTTCACTTCATAAAAGGATTCTTCAGTGTAATATTCCAAAGCGCAGCAAGCACAGCGAGGTAGTGCTTTTATCTCCCCCCGTTTCAATAAAGCTTTGACTAGCTTTTTGTTGAACTTATCAGAGCGTGCCAAGATTCCATAGGCTTTACACACAGTTAAGTTCCTATTCACAGGATTGGcaaatggcaaccctagggtggctTTAGGCGGGAGGAGTGATGAGCTGTTAACCTATAACTTATATTTAGCTTGTAAGTTTCACTTTATATTTGTCTGGCAAGGCAGTAGCCTTGGGTAACATGATATAAGTGTTTGCTATATGTTCCTTCATTAAAGCTGCTTCTGCAATTACTCGAGAAGCCTCGTGACGGATCCTGGGCAAAACCTTCCACCACCTTCCACGGAGGCCATTttgttcaggggaactgatctctgttgcctggagatcacttgtaatcccTTGGAGATTTccaaccaccagggctttttttgagcaggaacacagttccagttggctgggcatcagggggcgtggcctaatatgcaaatgagttcctgctgggcttttcctacaaaaccccACTGTAaagaaatggtgatgtcagggggtgtggcctaatttgcaaatgagttcctgctagttttttctacagaaaaaagcccggcgcaaaatgatggtgatgtcagggggtgtggcctaacctgcaaataagttcctgctgggctttctcctaCATACAAGTCCAGTGTGCAAAAACggcgctgtcagggggtgtggcctaatatgcaaatgagttcctcctgggctttttctacccccaaaaagccctgccagctGCCACCTAACCACTGCCTCTTTTCTCCTCCCTGCTGCAGTGACAGTGAAGCGgctggggaaggaaaaggaactgCAGGCCATGTTCCACGACATCCTGAACCCCCCGCCGGGGGTGGCTGCAGCCGAAGAGGTGGAGCAAAGCTCTTTCCTGGAAGACCTGCTGCGGGAGCCCGACTCCCTGCTCAAGGCCAGAGTCCTCCTCATCATCCTGGGGCTGGTCATGAGCTCCATGCTGGTGACCCTCCTGCTCATGTGAGTGTCCAGAGGGCAGCGCTGGAGAGTTGCCGGGCTCCCTCCCTGCCTTTGGGGTCCAGATTCTGCCCCTGCTGAGAATCTCCTCCCCGAGTaatacttccttctccctctttcttgcttccttttgcatcacagcttcctttgccaggcttgctcaatcacacagcagagctaccgagccacgCCTCTgtaccttctattggctgaggctcctcccctcctggcctccccagaaagcttcctttgcccagtttcctggatcccatgggagagatacgaagaaagcacatttaagaccaatgtgctaatgttttaagcatgttttattttaagttttttttaaaaaatatttaattgtgtttgtctttgtcctttataaagtttatatctctgctacctaatcttaaataggtacgcacatggcccggcccgacatggtccATCCCaacaagggctcatttatgtcagatttggcccttaggacaaatgagttcaacatccctgatcTAATCTAATCCATTTATCTCCTACTGCCTCTaaactatggagtcttgtgagtaaaaattctactttgtgagctactgggattaaagttgtgagctactgcattaattagtttgctctggggccatccttcctgagcgaagacaaaaatgtgagagccagaggctctaaaactgtgagctagctcacactaactcagcttagagggaacgctactatttatctgtctgtctgtctgtctctatgcACACACCCATTTTTTTCCATACACAAGGTGGTTTATAAAtccaaatttaaaaaatacaaggAAACCCCACATAATCCCCTCTTCCTAGggcttttttgctttgttttttgtagcaggaactcctggacCAGCTGCAGTCTGTGtgctgtcttcaagggcagccccaggtagagtgtgttacagtagtctaactaAGAGGTTACTTAAGCaggtttggtgagagccagtttggtgtagtggttaagtgtacggactcttatctggcggaaccgagtttgattccccactcctccgcttgcagctgctgcaatggccttgggtcagccatagctctcataggagttgtccttaaaagggcagctgctgtgagagctctctcagccccacccacctcacaggttttctgttgagggggaaagaaggtaaaggtgattgtaagccgctctgagattctgattcagagagaagggcggggtataaatctgctgtcctCTTCTTCAGGGATCAACAAAGCCAGATGGGTTAAGTCTAGGAAAGGAGGGAGTCGGAGAGCCACTGGCAGCTGACAAAAGGCATTCTTGGGCATCACACCCAtctgcttttcaaacagcaaaGCTGGGTCCACGAGCAGCCCTACGCTCTTCCCCTCCTCTGAGCAATGCAGCGGTTCAAGTGTCcgtctaggatctgggaaatccaggttcaaatcctcacttgtgccttggaagcttgctgggtgaccttggaccagtcacacgctctcagtctaacctacctcacagggttgttgtgaggatgaaacagaGGCGAGGAGAAGAATGCgagccgctttgggtccccatttgggGGGAAAGGCGGAATATGAATGAAGTAAGTCAAGAAATGGAATCATGCCAGCTCTGCTCCGTTCCCCACAAACCCCTCTGAAACATAAGCCTCCCTGGCCATCTTTTTTTGGCtggaaaagcaaaacagaaataaCCAATACTGCGGTGcggaattaaaccctgtggaagcccctaggcagtcagaaACTTGGGAGGCCCCTTGCAAatcatctcagagttggagcggccACCCCACTTCCCATGACCCCCACTGCATCCTCCAGGCAccctctcaaaagcccctttgacaaagctgcaggggagaggcagagagaggcaaacttagtGACAGTGCCAGCAGCAGCCGTACCAGGGaggttgggcaaagagtggctcagttgctggctgggagggctgcaagcagggggggaagccatcctggaggcccataggccggtgcctacttggcctaattgttcatCCAGCCCTGCAACACTGCATCGTCCCGAATTAATTTCCAAACAGAGAAGTGCTGGGATGGCGGCGTTGGTAATGCAGAAGCCACAACCAGGATCTGATCCCATGGcaaccagctagggttgccaacctcgaggtagggcctggagatctcccgcttttccagctgatctccagctggcagagatcagttccctggagaaaatggctgcttggaagggtgggctgtatgtcattggaccatgctgaggcccctcccctcccgtccctaaaccccaccctctcccagctccacccccaaagtctccaggtattttccaacccagacctgggaaTCTTAGGCAACCCCAATGACAGAAATGTAGCCCTGGCAGATGTTTCTGATTGAAGTACTGAAATCCAGGAAAACCCCTGCCGGAAGAACATTTAGTTGGGTTTTAAGATGCCACCAAGCCGCCTCCTCATTTTTCCCACAGCAGACAAAGGCTGCAGTCCTGAACACACTCACCCAAGCTGGGAGTCAACTCTATTGAACCCAACAGATAAACCCACAGGAGAACATTTTAAACTTCCAAAACGTTCAGTGGGTGACCTCGGAGTTGCtattttgctgcaaaggaacttcaagaacagaatggagagggaaattgctgaattacaaattattatgaaacacctccccaggactgaacagggatattggatttttatctcattacacataCTAAACCcgctttcaccaagtatagctatatatccacagtatttcaacgtatttctcttttagaatagtgtatcagaaaaatgtttttttgtattgataaAGTCAAATAAGGGattttggctgtttatctcattacatatactaacccttCTTCCACTAACCCGTcttccaggaggtggtggcggccacaagtatagccaccttcaagaggggtttagataaaaatatggagcacaggtccatcagtggctattagccacagtgtgtgtgtatatataaaaaaatttgccactgtgtgacacagagtgttggactggatgggccgttggcctgatccaacatggcttctcttatgttcttcttatgttcactATATTTTAGTGTATTTTTTTATAACagcaaactagaatgatatttttatatgtgtgttacatgtttaaattaagcctCTGAGAACCTTATGCCTTTCTTTTAACCCAgagcagactctcatttattgcaggatacttaatggacatcaatctgctattctgacgtttatgactgtttttgttgttttagcccagtggaCACAGGCTGCCAGGTGCTAGGCCCCGGCTTGTGATTctttttaatctgctaaggggcatttccatgattttgcatgctgattcattGCCCacttttctctatatttaggacggcttgccattccatcctactgtctgacgaagtgtgcttagagcacacgaaagctgacgttctgaatcaaactttgctggtcttaaagctgctaccGGGCTCTGCTTGGATCCACCGAACCCAATGAGACTTCCTTCTGCAGAAGCATACACTAGGTGGCGCTGTAACACGGCTGTGCTCCTGGAATTCTTCCTTTGTTGGATGGATCCAGGTGGGGTGGCAGGCCTGTTGGTCCGGAGACGTAGAACAAAacaagagtcaagtggcacttttaagaccaaccaagttgtattcagaatgtaagcttttgtgtactctAAGACAGATAAATAAGAGAGATAAAGATGCAGCTTGACTTGCTTTGTTTCTTCATCTGAATTAGATTAAGACACAATCACCCTAAATCACCACAGAATCCTGAgtagagtcacacccttctaaaccaAAGGTGTTATCTCACCATTTACTCACCGGCAACAATAGGCACTCTCTCCTGGATAACAACCCCATTGCAATTTGGGCTGGGTAATCATTGGAATCTAAATGCCTTAAAGCATGCCATTTCTGGTGCTCTAACCTAGAATGATTTCGAAAGCCCTTCTTAGAGTCACACTGTGTTTTTTCCTGTCTTCCCAGGGGAGTTTATTATTGGGCTACAGACGTAGAGAGATCCTGAATCAGGAAGAAGTGCGCAGAGATATTCCAGCCGTTCCCTCTCCTTGATCGTTCTGCAGTTCCTAGCAAAGACCGTACAGAGATGTATTGTTAACGCAATAAACCCCCCAAATCAACTCACACGTTAGTCTTCTAGGAattatataaaggtaaaggtagacccctgtgcaagcaccagtcgtttcgaatctggggtgacatcacatcacgacgttttcacggcagactttttacgggctggtttgccactgccttccccagtcatctacgtttccccccccctccctccagcaagttgggtactcattatactgacctcagaaggatggaaggctgagccaaccttgagccagctacctgaacccagcttccaccaggatcaaactcaggtcgtgagcagagcttaggactgcaggactgcagctttaccacactgcgccacggggctcttgtatgATATACAAGTTTAGAATTAGCCACCCAAGATTCAAGATCATGTCTCAAAGAAAGAGAGGCTTCTGGACACGTGAGTCTGGAACCTAAGCAGCGtctgcagagtggggatttgtagTCTTATGGTTCTTGAACCAaatctggctttttttttaaaaaaaagaaagtgaaaTCTTTATTGAGAGGGTAGCTTTTCAGGAAAGCCCGATCTCATCTGATGTCAGAAGTTTAGCAGGGTCGGTCCTGCATGGGAGAcgtccaaggaacaccagggtcacaatgcggaggcaagcaatggcaaaccatttctgaaccTCTTTTgcctgggggagggacagtggctcagtggtagagcatctgcctggtaagcaggaggtcccaggttcaatccccggcatctccaactaaaaagggtccaggcaaataggcgtgaaaaaccgcagcttgaaaccctggagagctgctgccagtctgagtagacaatactgactttgatggaccgagggtctgattcagtttaaggcagcttcatatgttcgtatgccttgaaaactctacaggtcaccataagtcagctgtgacctaatggcacttttcaccaccaagtttggggagggggagaaagccctgtgggaatgtgatgtcactctaggacttccatttctcccagaccaggggtggccaaactgctgctcatggggctcttttacacatattctgtggctctcaaagcccccatggccccatcagctggtttgggaaaggcatttgtctctttaaatcacttatccaagccaagccagctggcagcttggaaaatgcattttaagttgctttctttcaatttctccctcccccacctacctacctaccttccttccttttctcaaacatctgatgtttatgtcttgcagctctcaaacatctgacatttcctctatgtggctcttatattaagcaagtttggccacccctgtcctagactgtCTGATTTGGGACACCTCTGAAGAGGCTGTTTCCTCCAAGGGCGCTGATCTCTGTaatttggagatcagttctaatgccaggaaaactccagcccacctctggaggttggtaaccctacgtCTTAGAAACGTTTTTACAGAAAAAGAACAATTGCCAGTAATCCCAAGTGCAATAAAATAATTCAGCAAGGCAGACTTGTGTGAATTTATCTCTTGTGCAAGGCCCTGCGTGTGCCGCTTCCTAAGAAAGCAATTGTAGCAACCAGTGTCTGGCCATGGGCTCTTTATGGATTGTCAATCAACACGACAATTAACAGCAACAGTTTCAGTGATGCAAATGGACTTGCAAAAACTGGCTCCTCTGTTGATTTCTTCCTCTGCATTTTGACATGGTTTGGCTTCCTTAATTGCATAAGCTAGCTGAGTCCTGTCCCGCGACATCCCAGATTCAGGGAAGATCACAAGTCCTACAAGTTACAGTGCAATTGTAAGAACACCTTAACAATTTTGAGCAGAGCAGCTTAAAGGTGGCTCTATTTGGCTCTGAAGACAAGAGATGCACAGAACTGGAGGAGAGATGGAGAAGAGCCATCCACCAGGAACTTCACTTCCTTTCACTCCATTGGCCCTGCTGCCCGCCCATAATCCTTTCCCATATGCTATTGGATCCTAGATG
This region includes:
- the SPACA6 gene encoding sperm acrosome membrane-associated protein 6 translates to MESSFLIRPTTGAHHGTYACEILEVDDVLVRKYIFLNVTVKRLGKEKELQAMFHDILNPPPGVAAAEEVEQSSFLEDLLREPDSLLKARVLLIILGLVMSSMLVTLLLMGVYYWATDVERS